One Porphyromonas pogonae genomic region harbors:
- a CDS encoding MATE family efflux transporter, whose protein sequence is MRKPKDLTHGNIRGLLMKLSLPIMGTSFIQMAYSFTDMAWLGRIGSKSVAAVGVVSVLVWLANSISSINKTGSEVTVGHALGRDDISEASQYASHNITMSLIISLLLAAIYYFFGRNILQIYELALDVESVAINYLRIIIFGLPFVFMSNTFSGIYNASGISSVPFKIMSTGLVMNIILDPLLIFGFKMGAVGAAWATLICQLVVFFYFLFHYKRKDRLYAGLKLFVPLQKSFSEKILKIGLPVAILNSLFVFVNMYMGRLVSKIGGHVGVATLTTGGQLEAITWNTSQGVTTALGAIVAQNYTAKKAHRIFKAYKEALNFTFIFGIIGTILFVFFGQEVFSIIVPDPETYRVGGEYLKIDGYSQLLMMLEITTQGVLYGTGRTMPPAIISVVGNYLRIPLAWLLLSWGWGLPSIWWAISITSMLKGIVAYVYYRSVKRKIAARCA, encoded by the coding sequence GTGAGAAAACCCAAAGACCTCACCCATGGTAATATCAGAGGGCTTCTTATGAAGCTCTCTTTGCCTATTATGGGAACCTCTTTTATACAAATGGCTTATAGCTTCACCGACATGGCTTGGCTGGGACGTATAGGTTCTAAGTCTGTAGCAGCCGTGGGGGTGGTATCGGTACTGGTATGGCTTGCAAATTCTATATCTTCGATCAATAAGACGGGCAGCGAGGTTACTGTGGGGCATGCTCTCGGACGAGATGATATATCAGAAGCATCGCAGTATGCTTCACATAACATCACCATGTCGCTCATCATATCCCTGTTATTGGCTGCGATATATTATTTTTTCGGGAGAAATATCCTTCAGATTTATGAGCTTGCTCTGGATGTAGAAAGCGTAGCTATAAATTACTTACGCATTATCATCTTTGGCTTGCCCTTCGTATTTATGTCCAATACTTTCTCAGGGATATATAATGCTTCAGGGATCAGTTCTGTACCTTTCAAAATTATGAGTACGGGGCTTGTCATGAATATCATATTGGATCCTTTGCTAATTTTCGGATTCAAGATGGGTGCAGTAGGGGCTGCCTGGGCTACTCTGATCTGTCAATTGGTCGTTTTCTTCTATTTCCTATTTCACTACAAACGAAAAGATAGATTATATGCAGGGCTAAAGCTATTTGTTCCGCTACAAAAAAGTTTTTCTGAAAAGATTTTGAAGATTGGACTTCCCGTGGCAATACTCAATTCTCTTTTTGTATTTGTAAATATGTATATGGGGCGATTGGTCTCTAAAATCGGGGGCCACGTAGGGGTAGCCACACTTACTACCGGGGGGCAGTTGGAAGCTATTACATGGAATACCTCTCAAGGTGTCACTACGGCGCTAGGGGCTATAGTAGCACAAAACTACACCGCAAAGAAAGCTCATAGAATTTTCAAGGCCTATAAAGAGGCTCTTAATTTTACTTTTATATTCGGTATTATCGGCACAATACTATTTGTTTTTTTCGGGCAAGAAGTATTCAGCATAATAGTTCCTGACCCTGAAACTTACCGTGTAGGTGGGGAATATCTGAAAATAGATGGTTATTCACAGCTCCTGATGATGCTAGAAATCACAACACAAGGAGTTCTTTACGGTACAGGACGAACCATGCCTCCTGCTATCATCAGTGTTGTGGGAAATTATCTGCGTATTCCTTTGGCATGGTTATTACTTTCATGGGGCTGGGGGTTACCTTCTATTTGGTGGGCTATTTCCATAACATCTATGCTCAAAGGCATTGTAGCATACGTATACTATCGCTCAGTGAAGCGGAAGATAGCTGCCCGTTGCGCATAG
- a CDS encoding DUF2891 domain-containing protein produces MLKHLFISCWLIISGMYIANAQTDTTVVKLARMPLANIFIEYPNKTGHTIAAEKDARLTPRELHPAFYGSFDWHSCVHGHWMLARILRDHPQISLRDSIIRTFDISFTQSNMQAEADYFNRPMASLFERTYGWAWLLKLTQELKDLSEKSHDVEIKQKACIWEQNVRILAQKIVDQWKAYLPKQTYPIRIGTHGNSAFGLAFAIDYAQATHDKEFENALIAKAQELYLSDRNIPAQWEPDASDFFSPSLMTADLMTRVLTPKAYALWISRYYTPAGIKRICEAPIVSDLNDYQIVHLVGLCFSRSWCMATIAHHLPAKHRLQSLFLSKANEMYQHGMSMIFRSNYGGDHWLGSFAVYCKAILDRKSVF; encoded by the coding sequence ATGTTGAAGCATCTTTTTATATCCTGTTGGCTTATTATATCAGGTATGTACATAGCCAATGCCCAGACAGATACTACGGTTGTGAAGTTGGCAAGAATGCCCCTCGCCAATATTTTTATCGAATATCCTAATAAAACAGGGCATACCATAGCTGCGGAAAAAGACGCACGCCTTACTCCTCGTGAACTCCATCCTGCTTTCTATGGAAGTTTCGATTGGCATAGCTGTGTACATGGTCATTGGATGTTAGCACGTATTTTGAGGGATCATCCCCAAATATCACTTCGTGATAGTATAATTCGCACATTTGACATCAGCTTCACGCAAAGTAATATGCAAGCTGAAGCTGATTATTTCAATCGTCCTATGGCTTCACTTTTCGAGCGGACCTATGGATGGGCATGGCTACTCAAACTCACTCAGGAACTCAAGGATTTGAGTGAGAAAAGCCATGATGTCGAGATAAAACAGAAAGCTTGTATATGGGAGCAAAATGTTCGTATTCTTGCTCAGAAAATAGTCGACCAATGGAAAGCTTATCTGCCTAAACAGACCTATCCTATACGCATAGGTACGCATGGTAATTCTGCTTTTGGCTTGGCATTTGCAATTGATTATGCACAGGCTACTCATGACAAAGAATTTGAGAATGCCTTGATAGCTAAGGCACAGGAGCTGTATCTATCAGATCGTAACATCCCTGCCCAATGGGAACCTGATGCCTCGGACTTCTTTTCCCCCTCACTGATGACTGCAGATCTGATGACCAGAGTGCTTACACCGAAAGCATATGCGTTATGGATCAGTCGTTATTACACTCCAGCAGGCATTAAGCGTATTTGTGAAGCTCCTATTGTCAGTGATTTGAATGATTACCAAATAGTCCATCTTGTAGGGCTTTGTTTTTCCCGTTCCTGGTGTATGGCCACCATTGCCCACCATCTGCCGGCGAAGCATAGGTTGCAATCTTTGTTTCTTTCTAAGGCAAACGAAATGTACCAACATGGGATGAGTATGATATTTCGATCCAATTATGGTGGCGATCATTGGTTGGGCTCTTTTGCTGTTTATTGCAAAGCTATTTTGGACAGAAAGTCCGTTTTTTGA
- a CDS encoding OmpP1/FadL family transporter — protein MRKLFTAAIMALGLGFTSAHAGGLLTNTSLHILYLRSVARNASTKIDAVYYNPAGLAFTKEGFQLSVNSQSAFQKRIINTTFAPFAYNGGSPTKEFVGTASAPVIPSVMAVYKKGDWAFSAMFGLTGGGGKASFSGGLGSYESIVSLIPAFTSKLAPQLGIKRYDLSSELQGHQYVFGTQLGAAYKINKYLSAAAGIRINYVNDRYSGFVSSIKVNDPQGAMVPATAYFMTLANNLASTNPAAATQMKLLAGATGDKKLEVSQRGWGITPIIGLNFNYEKFNFGLKYEFNTHLNVENKTKENTTGDEKFKNGIDTPHDIPAMLALGASYHILPSVTASLGYNYFFEKQTKMQGDKQKFLKHGTAEYLAGVEWSVNRWLDLSAGLQLTRNGATDRFMEDMSFNLNSNSVGFGAGFNLTDKMTINVAYFVSKYKKFTKESEIYNNLPTRLEGLGLPQNLAAFASIPGKEVFSRTSKVFGIGIDYRF, from the coding sequence ATGCGTAAATTATTTACTGCTGCCATTATGGCTTTAGGATTGGGCTTTACTTCTGCACATGCAGGAGGATTGCTTACAAACACCAGTTTGCATATCCTGTATTTGCGAAGTGTAGCTCGCAATGCTTCTACAAAGATTGATGCTGTGTATTACAATCCGGCGGGTTTGGCATTTACCAAAGAGGGTTTCCAATTGTCGGTGAATAGTCAGAGCGCTTTTCAAAAGCGTATTATCAATACTACGTTCGCTCCGTTTGCTTACAACGGAGGATCTCCTACCAAGGAGTTTGTAGGTACCGCATCAGCTCCGGTGATTCCCAGTGTGATGGCTGTGTATAAGAAAGGTGATTGGGCTTTTTCTGCTATGTTTGGTCTTACCGGCGGTGGAGGTAAAGCCTCTTTTTCAGGAGGATTGGGATCTTACGAATCAATCGTGTCTTTGATTCCTGCTTTTACATCCAAATTAGCTCCTCAATTAGGAATCAAGAGATATGATCTTTCCAGCGAACTGCAAGGTCATCAATATGTTTTCGGAACTCAATTAGGGGCAGCCTATAAGATCAATAAATACTTGAGTGCTGCTGCGGGTATCAGAATAAATTACGTAAACGACCGTTACTCAGGTTTTGTAAGTAGTATTAAGGTCAATGATCCTCAAGGAGCTATGGTTCCTGCTACTGCTTATTTTATGACTTTAGCCAATAATCTGGCAAGTACTAATCCTGCTGCAGCTACCCAAATGAAATTACTGGCCGGAGCTACAGGAGACAAAAAATTGGAAGTGAGCCAACGCGGATGGGGGATAACTCCTATTATTGGTCTGAACTTTAATTATGAAAAATTCAATTTTGGACTTAAATATGAGTTTAATACTCACCTCAACGTCGAAAATAAAACTAAAGAAAATACTACCGGTGATGAGAAGTTCAAAAACGGTATAGATACTCCGCATGATATCCCCGCTATGCTTGCATTAGGCGCTTCTTACCATATCCTACCTTCGGTGACGGCATCTTTGGGTTATAACTATTTCTTCGAGAAGCAAACAAAGATGCAAGGCGACAAACAGAAATTTCTGAAGCATGGAACAGCCGAGTATTTGGCGGGTGTAGAATGGAGTGTCAATAGGTGGCTCGATCTTAGCGCAGGTCTTCAGTTGACTCGTAATGGAGCAACAGATCGTTTTATGGAAGATATGAGTTTTAATCTCAACTCCAATTCTGTGGGATTTGGTGCGGGATTCAATCTTACTGATAAGATGACCATCAACGTGGCTTACTTTGTATCCAAATACAAAAAATTCACAAAAGAATCTGAAATATATAACAATCTACCCACTCGTCTTGAGGGGTTAGGTTTACCTCAAAATCTCGCGGCATTTGCTTCTATTCCCGGCAAAGAAGTATTTAGCCGTACCAGCAAAGTATTCGGTATCGGCATTGATTATCGATTCTGA
- a CDS encoding IS982 family transposase: protein MKTNIVEIFCLTDDFSKLFDTLIQQRTLCEGNKKRRNRKFRMSDAEIMTILILFHHSRYRDFKSFYLQYITQQCHSDFPSLVSYNRFVELQSKVAFKLISFLNMCCLGECTGISFIDSTPLRTCHIKRAHGHKTMKGWAQKGKCSMGWFYGFKLHIVINDRGEIIQYQITPGNTDDRAPLKGGTFTKKLFGKLVGDRGYISQSLFDKLFIDDIHMITKIKKNMKNTLMSLYDRILLRKRALVETVNDLLKNVCQIEHTRHRSVNNFAINLIAGIIAYNLLPKKPELNLEIIHNPSTLLVHHA, encoded by the coding sequence ATGAAAACAAATATAGTTGAAATTTTCTGTCTTACCGATGATTTTTCCAAACTTTTCGATACCTTGATTCAGCAAAGAACCCTTTGCGAAGGAAACAAAAAGCGAAGAAATCGCAAGTTTAGGATGTCCGATGCTGAAATCATGACTATTCTGATTCTTTTCCATCATTCGAGGTATCGCGATTTTAAGTCCTTTTATCTTCAATATATTACGCAACAATGTCATTCGGATTTTCCTTCGTTGGTCTCTTACAATCGTTTTGTGGAATTACAAAGCAAGGTGGCATTCAAACTAATTTCATTTCTCAATATGTGTTGTCTGGGCGAATGCACCGGTATCTCATTCATTGATTCCACACCTTTACGCACCTGCCATATCAAGCGGGCACACGGGCATAAGACCATGAAAGGATGGGCCCAAAAGGGCAAATGCAGTATGGGATGGTTCTATGGTTTCAAACTACATATTGTGATTAACGACCGGGGTGAAATCATTCAATATCAAATCACACCGGGGAATACGGATGACCGTGCTCCACTTAAAGGCGGAACCTTCACGAAGAAACTATTCGGCAAACTTGTTGGCGACAGAGGATACATCTCACAAAGTCTTTTCGATAAGCTCTTCATTGACGACATACACATGATTACGAAGATAAAGAAAAACATGAAAAACACACTGATGAGCCTGTATGATAGGATATTACTCAGAAAAAGAGCCCTTGTGGAAACCGTTAATGACCTACTCAAAAACGTTTGTCAAATAGAGCATACACGACATAGAAGCGTCAATAATTTCGCCATTAATTTGATTGCCGGCATAATTGCCTACAATCTGCTACCCAAAAAGCCGGAATTAAACCTAGAAATCATACACAATCCATCAACCCTCTTAGTACACCACGCTTAG
- a CDS encoding YiiX/YebB-like N1pC/P60 family cysteine hydrolase has translation MLFLFGCKSEQKTSFGPNPLSLVPDSLALQDADLICRCGNTWYSSYFRKVISKQKLFSHIGILTRDSIDGELHVYHMEEDESLHHHGMVKESLADFLSHSSQFGIYRVMMNEELRHKVVEMSNELLLRRLSFDSSFSDNSEQSLYCTEYVAFIFNSLNIDRIYPTLKLPGRTLYSLDDIIYQTHASCLMISPKY, from the coding sequence ATGCTCTTTTTATTTGGTTGTAAATCAGAGCAGAAGACATCCTTCGGTCCTAATCCTTTGTCCCTGGTTCCGGATAGTCTGGCTCTTCAGGATGCCGATCTTATTTGCAGGTGTGGCAATACTTGGTATTCATCTTATTTCAGAAAGGTGATATCAAAACAAAAGCTTTTTAGCCACATTGGTATATTGACACGTGACTCTATAGATGGGGAATTACATGTCTATCATATGGAAGAAGACGAGTCATTGCATCATCATGGGATGGTCAAAGAGAGTCTTGCCGATTTTCTTAGCCATTCCAGTCAGTTTGGTATTTATCGAGTAATGATGAATGAAGAACTTCGTCACAAAGTGGTCGAGATGTCAAATGAGCTTCTTCTTCGGCGACTGTCATTTGATTCCTCATTTAGCGATAATTCAGAGCAATCTCTTTATTGTACAGAATATGTGGCATTTATTTTTAATTCTCTTAATATAGATCGTATTTACCCCACACTTAAACTTCCGGGGCGTACTTTATATTCTCTGGATGATATTATATATCAGACCCATGCCTCATGCCTGATGATATCTCCCAAATATTAA
- a CDS encoding SIMPL domain-containing protein, translated as MRKDNIIIAAIIGICMILAAYAIGNSAVKAKRGDKSIQVTGIAERNFESDLVVWSAKFSTLEYNMQEGFSKLKGMRSKVLSYLKTKGIPDSTLTLSSVALEKKTDSRYEGNNYVTSFGGFELSQSITIESHDLNLVESVSRDITELINDGVEIASEEPRFYYTKLNDLKIKMLQEASEDALNRAQVIAEGSKSHVGKLVNSQMGVFQIVGYNSNEDYSWGGAFNTSNRLKTASITVKSKYLIK; from the coding sequence ATGAGAAAAGACAACATTATTATCGCAGCAATAATAGGTATATGTATGATCTTAGCCGCATATGCCATAGGGAATTCAGCTGTAAAGGCTAAGAGAGGAGATAAGTCTATTCAGGTTACCGGTATCGCAGAACGTAATTTTGAATCTGATCTTGTAGTATGGTCTGCCAAATTCAGTACACTGGAATATAATATGCAAGAGGGATTTTCTAAATTGAAAGGAATGCGTTCCAAAGTTTTAAGTTATCTTAAAACAAAAGGAATCCCTGATAGTACATTGACCTTGAGTAGTGTTGCTTTGGAGAAAAAGACTGATAGTCGATATGAAGGCAACAACTATGTGACATCTTTTGGAGGGTTTGAGCTATCTCAAAGTATAACAATTGAGAGTCATGATCTCAATCTTGTCGAATCCGTGTCGCGTGATATTACAGAGCTTATCAATGATGGAGTGGAAATAGCCTCGGAGGAACCTCGATTTTACTATACAAAGCTTAATGATCTTAAGATAAAAATGCTTCAAGAAGCATCTGAAGATGCTCTCAATAGAGCACAAGTAATTGCTGAAGGAAGTAAAAGCCATGTGGGAAAATTGGTAAATTCTCAAATGGGAGTATTTCAGATTGTAGGATATAATTCTAATGAAGATTATAGCTGGGGTGGGGCATTCAACACCTCAAACAGGCTCAAGACGGCTTCCATCACAGTAAAATCAAAGTATCTCATTAAATAA
- the trxB gene encoding thioredoxin-disulfide reductase, which yields MTTEHVRCLIIGSGPAGYTAAIYASRANLSPVLYEGLQPGGQLTTTTEVENFPGYPEGITGPEMMDQLRKQAARFGSDIRNGIAVASDLSQAPYKITFDDGHIVEADTVIISTGATAKYLGLPDEEKYAGMGVSACATCDGFFYRGKNVAVVGGGDTACEEALYLASLAKHVYLIVRKNYLRASEIMQERVMKAENITVLFEHNTLGLFGENGVEGAHLVKRKGEADEENVDISIDGFFLAIGHKPNSDIFADYLELDPVGYIITKNNTPCTNVPGVFAAGDVADPLYRQAITAAGSGCKAAIEAERYLGEHSL from the coding sequence ATGACTACAGAACATGTACGTTGCCTTATTATAGGTTCAGGTCCCGCAGGTTACACTGCAGCTATATATGCATCCAGAGCAAATCTTTCTCCCGTTCTTTACGAAGGACTTCAACCGGGAGGACAGCTTACAACAACCACTGAGGTAGAAAACTTTCCCGGATATCCTGAAGGTATTACCGGTCCCGAGATGATGGATCAGCTCAGAAAGCAAGCTGCTCGCTTCGGTTCTGATATTCGTAACGGTATAGCTGTTGCTTCGGATCTATCCCAAGCTCCATATAAGATAACTTTTGATGATGGGCATATTGTTGAAGCCGATACGGTAATCATTTCTACAGGTGCAACCGCTAAATATTTAGGTTTGCCGGATGAAGAGAAATATGCCGGGATGGGAGTTTCAGCTTGTGCTACCTGTGACGGATTCTTCTACAGAGGAAAGAATGTGGCTGTTGTAGGAGGCGGGGATACTGCTTGTGAAGAAGCTTTGTATCTGGCTTCCCTTGCTAAACATGTCTATCTTATAGTACGTAAGAATTACTTGAGAGCTTCCGAAATTATGCAGGAGCGAGTAATGAAGGCTGAGAATATTACAGTGCTTTTTGAGCATAATACCTTAGGCCTTTTTGGTGAAAACGGAGTTGAGGGTGCTCATTTGGTAAAACGCAAAGGTGAAGCAGACGAAGAAAATGTTGATATTTCTATTGATGGGTTCTTTCTGGCTATAGGTCATAAACCTAATTCCGATATCTTTGCCGATTATCTGGAGCTTGATCCTGTAGGGTATATTATTACAAAAAATAATACCCCATGTACCAATGTTCCGGGAGTATTTGCCGCAGGTGATGTTGCAGATCCTTTGTATCGCCAAGCCATTACGGCTGCAGGTTCCGGATGTAAAGCCGCAATAGAAGCGGAGCGCTATCTTGGAGAGCATTCTTTGTAA
- the serS gene encoding serine--tRNA ligase, whose product MLTLKQIIDNKEEMIRRLAVKRFDAREAVVRVIALNDKRKENQQKLDNLLAEQNSLSKQVGMLMREGKKDDAEDIKVRVAVLKAESKALDSEKEEIEKALRDELLLIPNMPSELVPEGSCAEDNVCVKSGGEVPSLGTSAMPHWDLAKKYDLIDFELGVKISGAGFPVYKGYGARLQRALINFFLDNAREAGFLEVQPPYVVNEASGYGTGQLPDKEGQMYHATADNLYLIPTAEVPVTNIYRDVILNETELPVRNTAYSACFRREAGSYGKDVRGLNRLHQFDKVEIVCIDKPERSYERLNEMVDYVQTLVEKLELPWRILRLCGGDISFTSALTYDFEVFSAAQERWLEVSSVSNFESFQANRLRCRYRDAEKGVQLVHTLNGSALALPRIVAALLENNQTNEGIKIPKALVPYTGFNIITLP is encoded by the coding sequence ATGCTCACTCTCAAGCAAATAATCGATAATAAAGAAGAGATGATCAGAAGACTTGCTGTGAAGCGCTTTGACGCACGTGAAGCAGTCGTTAGGGTTATAGCTCTCAATGATAAAAGAAAAGAGAATCAACAAAAGCTAGATAATCTCTTGGCAGAACAAAACTCCCTGTCAAAACAAGTAGGGATGCTGATGAGAGAAGGAAAGAAGGATGATGCTGAAGATATAAAGGTACGGGTAGCCGTATTGAAAGCGGAGAGCAAAGCACTGGACTCTGAAAAAGAAGAAATAGAGAAGGCGTTGAGAGATGAACTCCTATTGATTCCCAATATGCCCTCTGAATTGGTTCCTGAAGGCTCGTGTGCCGAAGATAATGTATGTGTAAAAAGCGGGGGAGAGGTACCGTCATTAGGCACGAGTGCTATGCCTCACTGGGATTTGGCAAAGAAATATGATCTTATTGATTTCGAACTGGGAGTGAAGATATCCGGTGCAGGATTTCCTGTATATAAAGGTTATGGAGCACGTTTGCAGCGAGCATTGATAAACTTCTTTCTGGATAATGCCCGTGAAGCAGGTTTTCTGGAAGTACAACCTCCTTACGTAGTCAATGAAGCATCAGGCTATGGTACCGGACAATTACCCGATAAAGAAGGGCAGATGTATCATGCTACGGCTGATAACCTGTATCTGATTCCTACTGCTGAAGTGCCTGTAACGAATATTTACCGAGATGTAATCCTCAATGAGACGGAGTTGCCTGTTAGGAATACCGCATATTCTGCTTGCTTCCGTCGTGAGGCCGGTTCTTATGGAAAAGATGTACGGGGACTCAATCGTTTACATCAGTTTGATAAGGTAGAGATTGTTTGTATAGACAAGCCCGAAAGGTCTTATGAAAGACTCAATGAAATGGTTGATTACGTGCAAACATTAGTTGAGAAACTTGAATTGCCCTGGCGCATTTTACGTTTGTGTGGTGGAGACATTAGTTTTACTTCGGCTCTTACTTACGACTTTGAAGTATTCTCTGCGGCTCAGGAACGTTGGCTGGAGGTCAGCTCTGTATCTAATTTTGAGAGCTTCCAAGCCAATAGGCTGAGATGTCGTTACCGTGATGCTGAGAAAGGAGTGCAACTTGTACACACTCTGAATGGGAGTGCATTGGCTTTGCCCCGAATTGTGGCAGCATTGCTTGAGAATAATCAAACAAATGAAGGCATCAAAATACCTAAAGCCTTGGTGCCCTATACAGGTTTCAACATTATAACTCTTCCTTGA
- the rpmA gene encoding 50S ribosomal protein L27, which translates to MAHKKGVGSSKNGRESESKRLGVKVFGGEIAKAGNIIVRQRGTQHHPGENVGMGKDHTLYALIDGKVVFTRKKNDRSYVSVKAEA; encoded by the coding sequence ATGGCACATAAAAAAGGTGTAGGTAGTTCTAAGAACGGACGTGAATCAGAAAGCAAGCGCCTCGGCGTTAAAGTATTTGGTGGTGAAATTGCAAAAGCCGGAAATATCATCGTACGTCAGCGTGGTACACAACATCACCCGGGCGAAAACGTAGGTATGGGTAAAGATCATACTCTATATGCACTTATCGATGGTAAAGTGGTATTCACCCGCAAAAAGAACGATCGCTCGTATGTTTCTGTAAAAGCAGAAGCCTAA
- the rplU gene encoding 50S ribosomal protein L21, whose translation MYAIAEIQGQQFKLEQGRRLFVHHIKDVEAGAKVEFDKVLLVDNDGTVTVGLPTVEGAKVVCEVISPLVKGEKVLIFHKKRRKGYRKLNGHRQQFTEVTVKEILA comes from the coding sequence ATGTACGCAATCGCAGAAATTCAAGGACAGCAGTTCAAGCTTGAGCAAGGCCGTCGCTTGTTTGTGCACCACATCAAAGATGTAGAAGCAGGTGCAAAAGTAGAATTTGACAAAGTATTGCTCGTAGACAATGATGGTACTGTTACTGTGGGGCTCCCTACAGTAGAAGGTGCAAAGGTAGTATGCGAAGTAATATCACCTCTTGTAAAGGGAGAAAAAGTACTTATCTTCCATAAAAAGAGACGAAAAGGTTATCGCAAGTTGAACGGTCACCGTCAGCAGTTTACTGAAGTAACTGTAAAAGAAATATTAGCATAA
- a CDS encoding IS4 family transposase — translation MANITLFAQAIGQLPKEKIKTIIRNAKTDKHCKGYDTWSQLMSMMFCQFSNCDSVRDISNGLHSANGNLNHLGISRAPSKSTVAYQNAHRDSEVFRAIYYAVFQYLGQQASWRGTKFRFKAPIKLLDSTMVTLTMALYDWAHYSTTKGAIKMHTLLDYDSLLPEFVNITTGKYSDDKASFDIPVAPHSVVVADRGYCNFELLNYWDSKKVFFVVRHKDNLLYERVRELDLPQHTAQNVLIDEIIELRGVQTSKKYPKQIRRITVWNDEHEFTIQLLTNNMRLAASTIAQLYKQRWQIEIFFRNLKQLLRIKSFIGTSRNAVEIQIWTALTTMLLLSWLKQIARYKWALANLVVSLRLNTFTKIDLEKWLNEPFTPPPNDQLSESAGFKLIIFR, via the coding sequence ATGGCAAATATAACACTCTTTGCGCAAGCAATCGGCCAACTGCCGAAAGAAAAAATCAAAACAATCATTCGCAACGCCAAGACAGACAAGCACTGTAAGGGCTATGACACGTGGAGTCAGCTCATGAGCATGATGTTCTGTCAATTCTCTAATTGCGATTCGGTTAGAGATATTTCCAATGGTCTTCATTCTGCCAATGGCAATCTCAATCACTTAGGAATAAGTCGTGCCCCCTCCAAGTCTACTGTTGCATACCAAAACGCTCATCGAGATAGTGAGGTATTCAGAGCTATTTATTATGCTGTCTTTCAATATTTAGGACAGCAGGCATCATGGAGAGGCACCAAATTTCGCTTCAAAGCCCCCATCAAGCTACTTGATTCCACTATGGTGACATTGACAATGGCACTTTACGATTGGGCACATTACTCTACGACTAAAGGAGCCATAAAGATGCATACGTTACTTGATTATGACAGTCTTCTTCCTGAATTCGTGAACATTACTACCGGGAAATATTCGGACGATAAGGCATCTTTCGATATCCCCGTAGCCCCTCACTCAGTGGTAGTAGCTGATCGGGGATATTGCAATTTTGAATTGCTGAATTATTGGGACAGCAAGAAGGTATTTTTCGTCGTCAGACATAAGGATAACCTCCTCTACGAGCGTGTACGGGAGTTGGATTTACCTCAACACACAGCGCAAAACGTACTGATAGACGAGATTATCGAGCTCAGGGGCGTTCAGACATCCAAAAAGTACCCGAAGCAAATCAGACGCATTACCGTCTGGAATGACGAACATGAGTTTACCATCCAATTGCTCACAAACAACATGAGACTTGCTGCATCTACCATTGCCCAACTCTATAAGCAGCGGTGGCAAATTGAGATTTTCTTCCGAAACCTCAAGCAATTACTCCGAATAAAAAGTTTTATCGGCACTTCACGAAATGCCGTAGAAATTCAGATATGGACAGCCTTGACAACAATGCTGCTCCTTAGTTGGCTCAAACAAATAGCCCGCTACAAGTGGGCACTGGCAAATCTCGTAGTCTCTTTAAGACTGAATACATTTACCAAAATCGACCTTGAAAAGTGGCTCAACGAACCTTTTACTCCGCCTCCAAATGACCAACTTTCTGAGTCAGCGGGATTCAAACTGATTATTTTTCGTTGA